One region of Clostridiales bacterium genomic DNA includes:
- a CDS encoding germination protein YpeB — protein sequence MKKKTRVLIISYTAALVAALAVGLIACRTDANRRQTAMDANYRHAYGEVLNAVQELDSSLQKSLYATTAAMECTVCTDIYSNAQTAEMALGVLPVNSHALARIARNIALAGDYARTLSRNAAEGRTFTSEELEHLRAFSDATKQLSTQLAALGQSLYDGAVTTTAHVRSTESLENLGSEADLSDTLEAELAALADSFEELPLPIADGSYQVRTAADYAMLAGHDEVTEEQAQAAAAAFLDLDAARLQATGRSEGAVPCWNFDIDGGDDTSYIAVTVSGGEVLRYYSSCAGGEPVLSTDEAAEAAAAFLRARGYDGMRLIDTEDAGQSLICTFCYVQDGVLCTADQLRVRVRLDDGTVCGFSSASYLDTHRARTLSADTIGAEAGQAAVPGALQVVDTRTAFLRLYGARETLCYEYLCETDDGQRCVIAVNARTGQQERIQTSDVSGGVQMQF from the coding sequence ATGAAGAAAAAAACGCGCGTGCTCATCATTTCCTACACGGCGGCGCTCGTCGCGGCGCTTGCGGTCGGCCTGATCGCCTGCCGCACGGATGCCAACCGCCGCCAGACGGCCATGGATGCCAACTACCGCCACGCTTACGGCGAGGTGCTCAACGCCGTGCAGGAGCTCGACAGCTCGCTGCAAAAGAGCCTGTATGCAACGACGGCGGCCATGGAGTGCACGGTCTGCACGGATATCTATAGCAATGCGCAGACGGCGGAGATGGCGCTTGGTGTGCTGCCGGTCAATTCGCATGCGCTCGCGCGCATCGCGCGCAACATCGCCCTTGCCGGGGACTACGCGCGCACGCTCTCGCGCAATGCGGCGGAGGGCAGAACGTTCACATCCGAGGAGCTGGAGCATCTGCGCGCCTTTTCCGATGCAACAAAGCAGCTGAGCACACAGCTCGCGGCGCTTGGCCAGTCGCTTTATGACGGCGCGGTCACGACGACGGCGCACGTGCGCAGCACGGAGTCACTGGAAAACCTGGGATCGGAGGCGGACCTGTCCGATACGCTCGAGGCGGAGCTTGCGGCGCTGGCCGATTCGTTTGAGGAGCTGCCGCTCCCGATCGCGGACGGCAGCTATCAGGTGCGCACGGCGGCGGACTATGCCATGCTGGCGGGCCACGACGAGGTCACGGAGGAGCAGGCGCAGGCTGCGGCCGCGGCCTTTCTGGATCTGGATGCGGCGCGCCTGCAGGCGACCGGCCGCTCGGAGGGCGCCGTACCGTGCTGGAACTTTGACATCGACGGCGGGGACGATACGTCCTATATCGCGGTCACGGTCTCCGGCGGGGAAGTGCTGCGCTATTACTCCTCCTGTGCCGGCGGCGAACCGGTGCTTTCGACCGATGAGGCGGCAGAAGCGGCCGCGGCGTTTTTGCGCGCGCGCGGCTATGACGGCATGCGCCTGATCGACACGGAGGACGCGGGGCAGTCACTCATCTGCACGTTCTGCTATGTGCAGGACGGTGTTCTGTGCACGGCGGATCAGCTGCGCGTGCGCGTCCGGCTCGACGACGGGACGGTCTGCGGCTTCTCGTCGGCATCGTATCTGGACACGCACCGGGCGCGCACGCTCTCGGCCGATACGATCGGCGCGGAAGCGGGACAGGCGGCCGTGCCCGGCGCGCTGCAGGTCGTGGACACGCGCACGGCATTTCTCCGGCTCTACGGCGCGCGGGAGACGCTGTGCTATGAGTACCTGTGCGAAACGGACGATGGGCAGCGCTGCGTCATCGCCGTCAATGCCCGCACCGGGCAGCAGGAACGCATCCAGACATCGGACGTGTCCGGCGGGGTGCAGATGCAGTTTTGA